Proteins from a single region of Chryseobacterium sp. T16E-39:
- a CDS encoding phosphoadenosine phosphosulfate reductase family protein, whose translation MDLLATLNSIKTLSAKVDRVILFHSGAGKDSICLLNMMAPHFKEIVCVFMYMVKDLEHINRYINWAEKKYSNCRFIQTPHYAYYNNKKHGVNGTDQIKYSEWNLSKINDKIKEETGIEWSVFGFKKNDSLNRRLMLNSYPDSMTSEVGQKLYPLADWSNKEVLQYIRKNRLLEPLKYGNTGNTKSQGTDVNDISFLLWIRKNYPDDLKKVIKEFPDSERKLFEHDHSQKHKTYAEQD comes from the coding sequence ATGGATTTACTAGCCACATTAAACAGTATCAAAACCCTATCAGCAAAAGTTGATAGGGTGATACTATTTCATTCAGGAGCCGGAAAGGATAGTATTTGTCTTTTGAATATGATGGCACCACATTTCAAGGAAATTGTATGTGTGTTTATGTATATGGTCAAAGACCTAGAGCATATCAACCGATATATTAATTGGGCTGAAAAGAAATATTCAAACTGTAGATTTATTCAAACTCCCCATTATGCATACTACAACAATAAGAAACATGGAGTAAATGGAACGGATCAAATAAAATACTCTGAATGGAATCTATCAAAAATCAATGATAAGATAAAAGAAGAAACAGGTATTGAATGGAGTGTTTTTGGGTTCAAAAAGAATGATTCGCTAAATCGTAGGTTGATGCTAAATTCTTATCCTGATTCAATGACTAGCGAAGTAGGACAGAAACTTTATCCTTTGGCTGATTGGTCAAATAAAGAAGTTCTTCAATATATCCGTAAAAATAGATTGTTAGAGCCTTTAAAGTATGGCAATACCGGAAATACAAAAAGCCAAGGAACAGATGTTAATGACATTTCATTTCTTCTATGGATTCGCAAAAATTATCCAGATGACCTAAAAAAGGTTATAAAAGAATTTCCAGATTCTGAAAGAAAGCTATTTGAACACGATCATTCACAAAAACACAAAACATATGCAGAACAAGATTAA
- a CDS encoding recombination protein NinG — protein MLTTEIKIKYKGRSIDWLEDKLQELINTKVRKRDSVDGFFICISCEELKPVNQMNAGHYFRKEALQYKAVRFDLDNIHGQCVRCNKYLSANLIPYRANLLLKIGEGRLRQLEEKAALNNFKFSREFLIEQIEKLKHEKS, from the coding sequence ATGTTAACGACTGAAATAAAAATCAAATATAAAGGTCGCAGTATTGACTGGCTTGAAGATAAATTACAAGAACTGATTAATACGAAAGTAAGAAAGCGTGATAGTGTAGACGGCTTTTTCATCTGCATATCATGTGAAGAACTCAAACCAGTTAATCAAATGAATGCAGGGCACTATTTTCGAAAAGAGGCGCTGCAATATAAGGCAGTTCGCTTTGATTTAGATAATATTCACGGCCAATGCGTAAGATGTAACAAGTATTTGAGCGCTAATTTGATACCATACCGGGCTAATCTTCTGCTTAAAATCGGTGAAGGTCGATTAAGGCAATTAGAAGAAAAGGCGGCCCTAAATAACTTCAAATTCAGTCGCGAATTTTTAATTGAACAAATAGAAAAACTTAAACATGAAAAATCCTAA
- a CDS encoding SH3 beta-barrel fold-containing protein, protein MKTQNISFRKTVMLRAYHIMSTTGKEWAVCLQKAWQLYRINKEMHQGEVTFYFEKKDGEIRKATGTLKIDYEFKTQNQPNPKVFTYFDVDAQAFRCMKIENFIMVEQARTPEVKAVEAVKKSPSKLIRKRLKFVKSI, encoded by the coding sequence ATGAAAACGCAAAATATTTCTTTCAGAAAAACAGTAATGCTAAGAGCTTATCATATAATGTCAACAACTGGCAAAGAATGGGCTGTATGCCTTCAAAAAGCCTGGCAGCTGTACAGAATTAACAAAGAAATGCATCAGGGTGAAGTAACCTTCTATTTCGAGAAAAAAGACGGTGAAATACGAAAAGCCACCGGCACACTTAAAATTGATTACGAATTTAAAACCCAGAATCAGCCAAACCCGAAAGTATTTACTTATTTCGATGTTGATGCTCAAGCGTTCAGATGTATGAAAATCGAAAATTTCATAATGGTTGAGCAAGCCAGAACACCAGAAGTAAAAGCGGTTGAGGCAGTTAAGAAGTCACCTTCTAAACTTATTAGAAAAAGGCTTAAATTCGTTAAAAGCATATAA
- a CDS encoding helix-turn-helix domain-containing protein, with amino-acid sequence MDLRLKEIQKKKSITNVELSKRSGVGIQQISYYHSGDRMPPLKTLENLASALDCEMAELLPVGLGFYHSYNSDGEWEGIRKK; translated from the coding sequence ATGGATCTAAGACTTAAAGAAATACAGAAGAAAAAAAGTATAACTAATGTTGAACTTTCTAAGCGTTCTGGAGTAGGTATTCAGCAAATTTCCTATTATCATTCAGGAGACAGAATGCCACCTTTGAAGACATTGGAAAATTTGGCATCAGCATTGGATTGTGAAATGGCGGAACTGCTACCCGTTGGCTTAGGGTTCTATCATTCCTATAATTCTGATGGAGAATGGGAAGGAATAAGAAAGAAATAA
- a CDS encoding tyrosine-type recombinase/integrase: MKNLNFGCKRSDFLVTNSSDDWFIQCRFYEPDREKPFTYRRRLNRFKTEKERKQIEKLLLKQMSELLDEKDYNPRTKEYMFERGNLNPYLFTGEALQKVLDKKEFTLDHTRNVKLHLDRFMVAFEKNNLNYLKIKDVELIHVKQTLESLNLSNYTYNKFRVHLSSLFTDLVDEGCIKVNPCTGIKPKKHIVEKREIFTIQELRKIDKHIKDKHPHFYNYFQIFFMCGCRTTEMLALKKTDVDINRSEFTITLKKGQLYVREKRAIISDALPFWKDQLENAIFDDDYIFSFFYQPGDHEMDRNLIYRFWKEKVMVPLKIDKSIYSLKHTFLDMVEEANYSAQIMAGHRNDQTTSIYTVGREKRRLEAQKQIKIKTF; this comes from the coding sequence ATGAAAAATTTAAACTTCGGATGCAAGCGCTCCGACTTTCTTGTAACCAATTCAAGTGATGATTGGTTTATTCAGTGTCGTTTCTACGAGCCAGACAGGGAAAAGCCATTTACTTATCGTCGTAGGTTAAACCGTTTCAAAACAGAAAAAGAAAGGAAGCAAATAGAAAAGCTTCTATTAAAACAGATGTCTGAACTTCTGGATGAAAAAGATTACAATCCCAGAACAAAGGAATACATGTTTGAAAGAGGAAATCTTAACCCTTATCTATTTACTGGAGAAGCTCTACAAAAAGTCCTCGACAAAAAAGAATTTACTTTAGATCACACCAGGAATGTTAAATTGCATTTGGATAGGTTTATGGTAGCTTTTGAAAAGAATAATTTAAATTACCTTAAGATTAAAGATGTTGAGCTGATTCATGTCAAACAAACCTTAGAATCGCTTAATCTAAGCAATTACACTTATAATAAATTTAGAGTTCACCTTTCATCATTGTTTACCGATCTTGTAGATGAAGGATGTATAAAAGTGAATCCCTGCACTGGAATAAAGCCTAAAAAACACATTGTTGAGAAAAGGGAAATTTTCACGATTCAGGAATTAAGAAAGATTGATAAGCATATTAAGGATAAGCACCCACATTTTTATAATTATTTTCAAATTTTCTTTATGTGCGGATGTAGGACCACTGAAATGTTAGCACTGAAAAAGACTGATGTAGATATTAACAGATCAGAATTTACAATCACCTTAAAAAAAGGACAATTATATGTCCGGGAGAAAAGAGCAATTATATCTGATGCTCTACCATTTTGGAAAGATCAGTTAGAAAATGCAATATTTGATGATGATTACATTTTCTCGTTTTTCTATCAGCCAGGAGATCATGAAATGGATAGGAATTTAATTTATCGATTCTGGAAGGAGAAAGTTATGGTTCCTTTGAAAATAGACAAATCAATTTATTCTTTAAAACATACCTTCCTTGATATGGTTGAAGAAGCGAACTATAGCGCACAAATAATGGCTGGACACAGAAACGATCAGACAACTTCAATTTATACGGTAGGACGTGAAAAGAGAAGATTGGAAGCTCAGAAACAAATCAAAATAAAAACATTTTAG